A stretch of Dehalococcoidia bacterium DNA encodes these proteins:
- the cas2e gene encoding type I-E CRISPR-associated endoribonuclease Cas2e has product MTVIVARNASGRTRGFLASVALELAPGVYCAPRMSPAVRERVWEVLREWFPHERDASLVLLWREPRVPGEIAVRTLGVPPVALAEVDGLVLSRRSVEEARGGSPE; this is encoded by the coding sequence ATGACGGTGATCGTGGCGCGTAACGCCTCCGGCCGGACGCGTGGATTCCTCGCCTCCGTGGCGCTCGAGCTCGCTCCCGGGGTGTACTGTGCGCCACGAATGTCGCCTGCGGTACGGGAGCGCGTTTGGGAGGTGCTTCGGGAGTGGTTTCCGCACGAGCGGGACGCTTCTCTCGTCCTTCTGTGGCGCGAGCCGAGGGTTCCCGGAGAGATCGCGGTGCGGACGCTTGGCGTCCCGCCGGTTGCGCTCGCCGAGGTCGATGGGCTGGTGTTGAGCCGTCGCAGCGTCGAGGAGGCCAGAGGTGGATCGCCCGAGTAG